Below is a window of Elusimicrobiota bacterium DNA.
GGTCCCAATAATCTAAATTTCTTTCGGAACTTTCATAAAATTTTGATGCGGTGTATGAAAAAAGTCTTGCGGCGTCGGCAGATGTTGTAATCGGAATGAATTTATCTTTTTCTTTAATATGAGGAAGAAACATGTTTGGCGAGTAGCGGTTCCAAACCTTCAAAGGATGAATACATAAACTTGAATCAATGGTATAAATGTCTAATAAAAGCTGTGTTGTTTCTCTTATTCGCGCAATAGTTTTAAAAGAGTGGTTGTCCCTCATTATCGCAAAATAGGCAATCGTATTTAATTCAAAAAGGTAGGGACAAGTAATCATAAAAAAATTGCCTAGCATCAAATCGGTTGCCCAGTAAAGTAAAAGATCTGAAAGGCAATCAAACACATAAAATACTTCTAATCCCTCTTTTTTTATGATCTCATGCACATTTGTTGAAAAAGATTCGAAACCTTCTTTGGCGTTTAATGTATAAGTAAAAATTCCGTCATTATTATTAAACAATGGTGCATGGCTTGCAAAACGCATATAAACAACGCGTTTACCTTTTGAAACTGCATTTCTTGCAAATTCTGTTGCAAGGTATTTATAATTGCTTAGATTATCTATTTGGCAGACAACATTGTCTCCCAAACGCAGATTATTAATAACTTCATCAAGTCCGATAATTCCGGTACTTTCTTTCTTCAGTGATTTCATTTTATTCTCTCAGAATTATGCATTCAGCTATAAGAAAACGAACGTTTTAGTTCTTGATTCTAATTTTCCAGTTCTAAAGTTCTGCCGTATCTATATTCAGCCGCGCATGCCCCTTCCGACGAAACCATGCAAGGCCCTATAGGATTTGACGGTGTGCACTTTTTTGCGAATAAAAAGCATTGCTTGGGATTCTTAATGCCGAGCAAAATTTTTCCGCAATCGCATCCTGATTGCTTTTTAAAATATCTAGCCTCTAATTGAAATATTTTTGAAGCGTCAAAATCCTTATACTCGCTTTTAAATTTTAAACCGCTTTTCGGGATGATTCCTATACCACGCCAATTTGAATCGTTTTCTACAAAAACATCGTCTAAAACCTTTTGGGCATTTATATTTCCTTCATTATTTACGACGGAAGAATACTGTATTTCAACTTTCGGCTTTTTATTTTTAATTTGATCTACAAGCATTTTTATTGAATCTAAAATATCTTTTGCTTCAAAACCGGCTATAACGCAAGGAATTTTGTATTTTTCAGCAATAAATTTATAGGCTTTTGCTCCTATTATTGCTGATACGTGCCCAGGCAGA
It encodes the following:
- a CDS encoding phosphoenolpyruvate synthase — translated: MKSLKKESTGIIGLDEVINNLRLGDNVVCQIDNLSNYKYLATEFARNAVSKGKRVVYMRFASHAPLFNNNDGIFTYTLNAKEGFESFSTNVHEIIKKEGLEVFYVFDCLSDLLLYWATDLMLGNFFMITCPYLFELNTIAYFAIMRDNHSFKTIARIRETTQLLLDIYTIDSSLCIHPLKVWNRYSPNMFLPHIKEKDKFIPITTSADAARLFSYTASKFYESSERNLDYWD
- the hypD gene encoding hydrogenase formation protein HypD, whose product is MNIKKMTIKKINLMEVCGTHTMAIARFGLKKLFPKELTMLSGPGCPVCVTPEEDINLAIEISKRKDVIITTFGDMVKVPGTFSSLEKEKSNGADIRIIYSPIDALDIAAANPNKKIIFLGVGFETTSPSIAMTVKIAKKKKISNFYVLPMLKTIPNALEAILQTKNRKIDGFLLPGHVSAIIGAKAYKFIAEKYKIPCVIAGFEAKDILDSIKMLVDQIKNKKPKVEIQYSSVVNNEGNINAQKVLDDVFVENDSNWRGIGIIPKSGLKFKSEYKDFDASKIFQLEARYFKKQSGCDCGKILLGIKNPKQCFLFAKKCTPSNPIGPCMVSSEGACAAEYRYGRTLELEN